In Nostoc piscinale CENA21, the genomic stretch TGCTGCCCAAGTATCTCCTCCCCAAGCCTTGCAATTTAAAGATGGTAAACTTAACTGGCAACCAGGAGATAATCAGCCTGTAAGGTCTTGGACACTTTACCGCCAAACAGGTGATAGTTGGACTATTCAGCGTATTTTATCTGCTGGTACAACTTTCGCCACTGTCCAACCTGGAACTTATGCTGTTTGTGCCGTTGATAGGTTAGCAAATGAAAGTTTAGGTGTAGTTATTACTGTAAGTTGATGATAGGACTTACGCACAAAGATTGTCAGTTAAGAATGGGTGTAAGGGTTTTGAACACCTACACCCTTACAGGGAAGTCAAAATTCAAAAGTCAGAGAATTTTTTACTTTTGACTTTTGACTTGATTCTGCCCCTTCACCCTCTCCCCAAAACTTAATTTTTCGTTGTATTTTTATTTTGTACTAGCGATCGCACTTTGGCATTCTTCCACAGAAGCACGCTGTTGCATGGCTTGGACTAAAGCCTGATAACTTGACCAATTTTCTTCTAACAGAGTTTTTGCTTGTAAAACATGAAACCGTTGTTTTTGCTGAAAGGCTGACTCGGAAAAACCCACAATTTTTAAGACTTCCGCCAACTTCGCTTTATCATCAGCGCCACCTTCTGCACGTTCAAATACTAAAGCTTCCGCCGCAATACCAGCCATCCACATTGTGCAGTAACGGTCTAGCATTTGGGCGCTGATGGTACCTTTTTCTAATTGTGCCGCTAACTCAGCGTCATTAAAAGCCACACCGCCTTGTCCTGGTTGTCCTTTTCGCCAAGCTTCCCAGGCGCTGAGAGTGTAGCCAGTGACGGGAATACCCAGCACAGAAGCCACCAAAAAATGTCCTGCTTCATGGTGGATAATGCGATCGCGGTGTTCACTCGAAAATCCCGCAATCCAATCTAGCAAAATAGTTCCACCCTTACCTTGCAAGCTAAAACTGTCTAAAGTGGCGATTCCTAAAATAGTGAAAGTGGCGAGTGCTGGTACTGTCGGCGATAAGTTAATTAATGGCCCCAGCAGTACCGAAAAAGTCATCAGAAAGACTGATATGGCTACTAAATTGAGGGCTGTTTGGCTCATTGTCAGTTTTTTAACTACGGCTTAATCTTTCTTAATTATGAAGCGATCGCTCCATTTTTGAGTAGGATTTTTGATAGTCTGCATAGATAAACTGGGTTGTTCTATGGCAATCCTCAATAATCTCTCCCTAGCCTCCCTTGTCCTCCTTGTCTCCCTTGTCTATATCTACACTTCCAGAAATGCCCATAATTAATCAGTTAATAGAAATTGCCACCGAATCAGGAATTAATATTCACAACATCACTCGACAAATCAAAGATTTAATTGCTCAAACATCAATTAAAAACGGACAAGTTTTAGTCTTTTCACGTCACACAACCACAGCTTTAGCCATCAATGAATATGAAGTCAGATTATTAGAAGATATCAAAGTATTCTTTAATAAATTAGCACCAGCATCAGACCGTTACTTACACAATGATTTGCATTTACGAGATGTTCCCGAAGATGAAC encodes the following:
- a CDS encoding secondary thiamine-phosphate synthase enzyme YjbQ encodes the protein MPIINQLIEIATESGINIHNITRQIKDLIAQTSIKNGQVLVFSRHTTTALAINEYEVRLLEDIKVFFNKLAPASDRYLHNDLHLRDVPEDEPMNAHSHLLAMMLSTSEVIPIVDGKLALGTWQSVLFFELDGPRQRTVSVQISGE
- a CDS encoding ATP-dependent Zn protease, encoding MSQTALNLVAISVFLMTFSVLLGPLINLSPTVPALATFTILGIATLDSFSLQGKGGTILLDWIAGFSSEHRDRIIHHEAGHFLVASVLGIPVTGYTLSAWEAWRKGQPGQGGVAFNDAELAAQLEKGTISAQMLDRYCTMWMAGIAAEALVFERAEGGADDKAKLAEVLKIVGFSESAFQQKQRFHVLQAKTLLEENWSSYQALVQAMQQRASVEECQSAIASTK